In one Juglans regia cultivar Chandler chromosome 11, Walnut 2.0, whole genome shotgun sequence genomic region, the following are encoded:
- the LOC109018809 gene encoding guanine nucleotide-binding protein subunit gamma 2-like has product MASETASTMDEATVVSVVTTAADKRGKHRIVAQLKRVEQECRFLEEELEEFQRTENVSTLCEELLRNIDMIPDPLLPLTNGPINPLWDQWFEGPQDSQRCRCQIL; this is encoded by the exons ATGGCGTCTGAAACAGCGTCAACGATGGACGAAGCCACCGTTGTTTCAGTGGTCACAACAGCAGCTGATAAGAGAGGCAAGCACCGGATCGTCGCCCAACTCAAGCGTGTTGAACAGGAATGCAGATTCTTAGAG GAAGAATTGGAGGAGTTTCAAAGAACAGAGAATGTCTCAACCTTATGTGAGGA ATTGTTGCGCAACATAGACATGATTCCCGATCCACTTCTCCCACT AACAAATGGCCCTATAAACCCATTATGGGATCAGTGGTTTGAAGGACCCCAGGATTCACAACGTTGCAGGTGCCAGATTCTTTAA